The sequence AGCTGGAGCGCGTGCGCGCCGGCGTCATGGCACGCCGGCTGCTGCCGGAGCGCCCGGAGGGTCGCACATGGGCATGAGGCCGCAGGCCGCGCGCTGGTTCGAGCTGCTCACCCCGCGCGAGGAGCTGACCAAGGCACTGGAATGCCTGGCCGAGACACGCGCGGTCGAGCTGCAGACCCACAGCCAGCCGGAACACGCGCTGGAGCTGCCCGGCCTGCCGCAGGCGCTGGACGAGTTCGGCGAGCTGAACCGCCGCTACGGCACCTGGTGGCCGGAGGGCGTGGTGCCGCCGATCGAGGATGCGCTGGAGCCGGTCAGCGCCATGCACGATGCGCTCGAGCGGCTGCGCGCCTGGGCGCACGATGCCGAGCCCCTGATCGCGGAAGGCGAGCGTCTCGAGATCGAGTCACGCCAGCTGGCCGAGCTGCTCGAGGCGCTGGCCGCACCCGGCGCCACCCTGCCCGACCTGCATCGCCTCGCCGAAGCCGGGCCGGTACTGGGCGCGCGTTTCTATCGCCTGCCGCCCAAGGCCATGCCGCGCGCGCTGCCGCCGTCAGTCATCACCGAATCCTTCCTCGGCGCCGATGAGGCGCCGCACCTGCTCGCGGTCGGCCCGCTGGCGCAGCTCGAGGCACTGGACCGCCAGATGCAGGCGCTCAAGGCGCGCCGCGTGCACCTGCCCGAATGGCTGCCCGGCGACCCGGTCGCCGCGCGCGAGGCCGTCGAGGCGCGTCGCGCCAAGGTGCTGGAACTGCGCGACGAAGTGCGCAAGGCGCTCGAGGCGCTGGACGAAAAGCACCAGCTCAGGAACGCCATCGGCACCATGGCGCTGATGGAGTGGTTCGCCGGGCATGCGCCGAGCCTGCCGGTCACCGATCACTTCGCCTGGGTCACGGGCTGGACCAGCGACCTCGACGGCCACGAGATCAACCAGGCGCTGGACCACGGCAAGGTGCAGCACCTGCTGCGCTACAAGGAACCGCCCGAGGGCATCGCCTGCCCGGTGGTGATGCACAACCCGCGCTGGGTGAAACCCTTCGAGCTGTTCCCCTCGCTGCTCGGCACGCCGAGCTCCACCGAGGCCGACCCGAGCCGCATCGTCGCGCTGGTCGCGCCGCTGATGTTCGGCTTCATGTTCGGCGATATCGGCCAGGGCGCGGTGCTGCTCGCGCTCGGCCTGTGGCTGCGCAAGCGCGTCCCGATCTTCAGCATCCTGGTGCCCTACGGCGCCTCGTCGATCGTGTTCGGGTTCCTGTTCGGCAGCATCTTCTCCAACGAGCACCTGCTGCCCGCGCTGTGGATGCATCCCATCGAGCACCCGCAGGAAATGATGGTGATCGCGCTGGTGTTCGGCGTGTGCATCCTCACCCTCGGCCTGCTGCTCGACGCGCTGGGCGCCTTCTGGCGCCGCCTGTTCGGCTACTGGCTGGCGACGCGCGCCGGCATCCTCATCGCCTACCTCGGCATCGTCACGTCCTTCCTCAACCCCGAACTGCTGCTGTTCACCTGGGTCGGCTTCACCTGGTTCGTGCTCGGCACCGCGCTGACCTCGCACCACAACAAGCTGCTGGAGATCCCCAAGGCGCTCGGCGAGCTGGTCGAGACGATGCTGCAGTTGCTGGTGAACACCGTCTCCTTCGTGCGCGTGGGCGCCTTCGCGCTGGCGCACGCCGGCCTGTCCGCCGCCATCATGGGCATGGCGGACGCCACCGGCGGCGGTATCGGCTGGCTCTTGGTGATGATCCTCGGCAATGCGCTGGTGATCGCGCTCGAGGGGCTGATCGTCGGCATCCAGACCACGCGCCTGCTGCTGTTCGAATTCTTCATCCGTTTCCTTACCGCCGAGGGCCGCCAGCTCAAGCCGCTGACCGGTCCAGGCACCGCCATCCGACCGACCGGAAGGAGTTCCTCATGAAACTCGGGATGTATCTCGTCATGGCCATGACGGCCATCGTTGTGGGCCTGGTGGCCACCGCCACCTACCTCTTCGTCACCTCCGGCATGGCCGGCGCGCAGGAAGCCGGCGCAGCGGGCATGGTCATCGATCCCGAGATCATGACCTGGGGCTTCATCTCCGCCGCCGCCTCGGCCGGCCTCTCCGCCGCCGCGGCCGGTTATGCCGTGGCGCAGGTGGGCAGCGCCGCCGTCGGCGCCCTGGCCGAGAAGCCCGAGCTGATGGGCCGCGTGCTGGTCATGGTCGGCCTCGCCGAGGGCGTCGCCATTTACGGCCTCATCGTCGCCATCCTCATCCTGGGCAAGATCCCGGGGCTGGCAGGCTGACGGCACGCTGAGATGGCGCAACCCATCCTCATCGGCGACCGGCTCACCGCCGCGGGCTTCCGGCTCGCCGGCGTGCGCGCGCTGGTGACGGAGCCCGCGGACGCCGGGCCGGTGCTGCGCGAGGTGCTGGAGATGGGCGGTCCGGTGATGATCACCGCGGCGCTGGCCGCGCACGTGCCGGCGGCGCAGCTGGAGAAAGCCCTCCTGGCGGCCGACCCGCCGGTGGCGGTGATCCCGGATATCGCACGCGCCGCGGAACCGGCCGACATGGGCGCTGCGGTGCGACGCGCGCTGGGAGTCGAGGCATGAAAGAGAGCGAAGGCGGCATCGTCCAGGCACAGGCCGAGGCGCTCAAGGCGCTGCTGGAGCAGTCGCGCGAGTCACAGTGCCGCGAGCTGCGCGAGCGGGCCGAGCTGCAGGCGCGCGAGCTCACGCGTCGCGCACGGCGCCAGGCGCGCGAGCGGGTCAGCAAGGCGGCGCACGAGGAGCGCGCGCGGCTGGAGCGCGAGGTGCGCATGGTCGAAGCGGAAATCGAGACCGAGCTGCGCCGGCGCGAGCGCGAGCGCGACCTGGCGCTGATCGAGGCCGGCCGCGGCGCCTTGCGCGAGGCGCTGGAAGCACGCTGGCAGGACCGCGACCAGCGCCTGCAGTGGGCAGTGACCACCATGCAGGAAGCGCGCTCCGTGCTGTTCGGCCGCGAGTGGACGCTGGAGCACCCGGCGGACTGGGCCGGCGAGGAACGCGACGCGACGATCGCCTATGCGCGCGAGAAGTGCGGCGCCGAGGTGAGCGCGACGGCGGCGCCGGACCTCGCGCACGGCCTGCGCATCCGCTGCAAGGGCGCACTGGTCGACATGAGCGTGGCCGGTCTCATGGCCCACACCCGCGCCATCGAGGGCGCGCTGCTGGCCGAGGTCGGCAAGGGCCAGGACGGCGGCAACGCCGAGGGAGAAACATCATGAGCAAGGCCGTCATCCAGTGGATCGGCGGGCCGGTGCTGAAGGCCCGCGCGAGCTCACCCTTCCACGTCCACGAGGCGCTGGCGGTGGGCGAGCAGCGCCTGCTCGGCGAGGTGATCCAGCTCTCGGGCGACACCATCACCGCGCAGGTGTACGAGGACACCACGGGCCTCAGGCCGGGCGACCCGGTCGAGGGCACGGGACTGCCGCTGTCGGTGGCGCTCGGTCCCGGCATCCTCGGGCACATCTTCGACGGCTTGCTGCGCCCGCTGGGCGACGTCACGCAACACTGGTTCAAGCCCGGCCTCGCCGCCAAGCGCCACGGCAGCTTCGAGTTCACGCCCGCGGTCAAGGAAGGCGACCAAGTGAAGGGTGGGCAGGTGTTCGGCGAAGTGGCCGGCGAAGGCCCGGGGCGCGCCTGCCTGGTGCCGCCGAACGTGTCCGGTCGCGTGGTCTCGGTGGTGGAGCCCGGCGAATACGCGGAGGACGCCACCGTGCTGGTGCTCGAAGATGCCGAGGGGCGTGAGCGCAAGCTGTCCATGCAGCACGACTGGCCGGTGCGCCACCCGCGCCCGAGCGCCGGGCGGCTGCCGGCGGACGCACCCATGGTCACCGGCCAGCGCATTCTCGACACCCTGTTCCCGGTAGCGCGCGGCGGGCGCGCCGCCCTGCCCGGCGGCTTCGGCACCGGCAAGACGGTGCTGCAGGAAAGCCTCGCCAAGTGGTGCGACGCCGACATCATCATCTACGTCGGCTGCGGCGAGCGCGGCAACGAGATGGCCGAGGTGCTGGACGAGTTTCCCGAGCTCGAGGACCCGCGCACCGGCCGGCCGCTCATGGAACGCACGGTCATCATCGCCAACACCTCCAACATGCCGGTGGCGGCGCGCGAGGCGTCGATCTACACCGCCATCACCGTGGCGGAGTACTTCCGCGACCAGGGCCTGGCCGTGGCGCTGATGGCCGACTCCACCAGCCGCTGGGCGGAGGCGCTGCGCGAGGTCTCCGGCCGGCTCGGCGAACTGCCGGGCGAGTCGGGCTATCCCGCCTACCTCGCTTCCAGGCTGGCGGACTTCTACGAGCGCGCGGCGCGGGTGAAGACACTGGCCGGCGGCGAAGGCTCGGTGACGGTGATCGGCGCGGTCTCCCCGCCGGCCGGCGATTTCTCCGAGCCCGTGACCAGCCACACCAAGCGCTACGTGCGCAGCTTCTGGGCGCTGGACCGCGGCCGCGCGCAGGCGCGCTTCTATCCCGCCATCCATCCGCTCACCAGCTATGCCGAGGACGTCGACACGCTGGCGCGCTGGTGGCAGATGCAGGGCAACTCCGAATGGAAGGCGCATCGCCGCCGGCTGCTGACCTTGCTCGAGCAGCAGGCCAAGCTGGAGCGCATGGCGCGCATCGTCGGCAAGGACGCGCTGCCCGACGAGCAGCAGATGACGCTGCTCGCCGCGGACCTGATGAACGAGGGCTTCCTCAGGCAAAGCTCGTTCTCGGACGTCGACCGCTACTGTTCGCCGAAGCGCCAGACCGCGATGCTCAACCTGATGATGCAGTTCATCGACCAGGCCGAAGAAGCCGTGAGCAACGGCATCTCGCCGGGGAAGATCGCGCAGATGCCCATCCTGAGGAAGCTGCAGCGCCTCGGCGAGGAGTTCAGCGAAGAGATGGTCGCAGACAAGGCAAAGGTGGCGACGGAGATCGGCAACGCCTTCGCCGAGCTGGAAAAGCAGGAGGCCGCCCATGCGAGCTGACGTGACACTGTCCGGCGCCGCCCACCGTCTCGAGGGGCCGCTGCTGTTCGCGCGCCGCGAGGCCGACGTGGCCCTGAACGACGCGGTGGAAGTCCTCGGCGACGACGGCTCGGCACGCGTCGGGCGCGTCTCTGCAGTGGACGACGACAACATGGTGATCGAAGTGCTGGAGTCCACCACCGGGCTCGGCCTCGACGCCACGCGCATCCGCATCCTGCACCGGCCGCTGGAAATGGCAGTGGGCCCGAACCTGCCCGGGCGCGTGTTCAACAGCGTGGGACTGCCGATCGACGGCGGGCCGCCGGTGCCGGCGACGCAGATGATGCGCATCGACGGGCTGGCGATCAATCCGGCGGCGCGCGATTTGCCACGCGACTTCATCGAGACCTCGATCTCGACCATCGACCTGATGAACAGCCTGGTGCGCGGCCAAAAGCTGCCACTGTTCTCCTGCGGCGGCCTGCCGCATGACCGCCTGGCGACGCAGATCGCGCAGCGTGCCCGCCTGCGCGACGCCGAGGCCGGCGAGTTCTGCGTGGTGTTCGTCGGTATCGGCGTGCCGTACGACGTCGCCGCGAGCTTCACCCGCGCCATGGAAGAGTCCGGCGCGCTGGCGCACACGGTGATGTTTTTGAACCACGCCGACGAGCCGTCGACGCAGCGCCTGCTGACACCGCGCTTTGCCCTGACCGCCGCCGAGTACCTGGCCTTCGTGGAAGGACGCCACGTGCTGGTCGTCATGACCGACATGACGAACTACTGCGAGGCGCTGCGCGAGGTTTCGGCGAGCCACGGCGAGATCCCGAGCCGCAAGGGCTATCCGGGCTACATGTACTCCGACCTGGCGACCATCTTCGAGCGCGCCGGGTGCATCCGCGGGTTGCAGGGCACGCTGACGCAGCTGCCGATCCTGACCATGCCCGGCGACGACATCGGGCATCCGATCCCGGATCTCACCGGCTACATCACGGAGGGCCAGATCGTGCTCGGGCGCGAACTGGACCGCAAGGGCGTGTTCCCGCCGGTCGAGGTGCTGCCGAGCCTGTCGCGGCTGATGGATGCCGGCACGGGCAAGGGCTACACGCACGAGGATCACCCCGCCCTCGCCCACCAGCTGTTCGCGTCCTATGCGCGCGCCAACCGGGTGCGGGTGCTGGCCTCAGTGATGGGGGTCGAGGGCCTGCCCGAGAACGACCGCAAGTTCCTCGAGTTCGGTGACGCTTTCGAGGAGCGGTTCGTGGCGCAGGACGCGCCGCGCACGCTGGAAGAGAGCATGGCGCTCGGATGGGAGCTGCTGCGGGGGCTGCCGGCGGGGGAGCTGACGCGGCTTTCGAGTGCGCAGTTGGAGAAGTACATCGAGTCGGAAGAGGTTCGCGCAGAGGATGCGGAAGGGGCGGAGGGCGCGGAGGAAGAGTTGGCGGTGGCGCCCGGCGAAGAGGGCTCGGGGTACTAGCGCATGCCCGAGGCCGGCCTCAGTCCCAGTCGCAGCGCCTTCCTGGAACTCAAGGAAGAACGCCAGCTGGTGCGCGAGGGCTTCGAGTTTCTCGACGAGAAGCGCGTCATCCTCGCCCAGGAAATGCTGCGCCGCCTGAAGGCCTGGAAGGCGGCGCGCGAACGCTATGACGCGCTGCATGAAGAAGCCGCGGCGGCGCTGGCGCGCGCGGTGGGGCGGCACGGCCTAGACGGGATCGGCATCTATCCCGCGCCACGCATGGACAACGCCGCCCTGGCGCGCAAGGAAACACGCTTTCTCGGCGTCAACCTGCTGGATGGAGAGTTCGATCCCGGCTGGGGAGAGAAAGACGCCCGGCCGCCGCACGCCGTGAACCCGAGCCCCGAGGCCGAGCGTTGCCGCGAGGCCTTTGCGGCGCTTCTGCCGCTGGGCTTCGAGCTGGCGGTGATGCGTGCCAGCCTGGAGCGGCTGGTGCGCGAATACGTGCGCACCGAGCGGCGCGCGCGGGCGCTGGAGAACGTCGTGCTCCCGGAAATCGAGCACTCGCTCAGGTTCATGGACGAGCAGCTCGAGGCCATGGACCAGGAAGAAGCCATCCGGGTGCGCAACGCGGGGCGGTGATTCGCGGGGACCACCCTGTCCCGCGGCATTGCCGCGCCCCGCCCGGGTTCATGTAAGCTAGGCCGCTCTGGAAAACGGAGCGCCCCATGAGCAAGCCAGCCCTCGCCCTCCTCGCATCCGCCGCGCTCGCCGGTTGCGGCACGGTGATCGATTTCGGCCCCGAGCCCGGCACCATCGGCGACGAGTCTTACCTGCAGTACCAGCCGGAGCTCCACGGCCCCAACGCGCCGCCGCGCGAGCCGCCGGTAGACCGAATCAGGATCGGCCAGAGCAGTGATTCCCCGGTCCCGGCAGAGCCCTCCGCCGCTGCAGCCGCGCCCGGGCCCGCGCCCGCGCCGGTCGAGGCGGCCCCGGTGCTGCCGCCGCCCCCGCCGGCCCCGGCCATTCCCGCCGCGCCGACCTCGGAAGCACTGTTCAACGACGCCATCCGCCGTGCCGTGGACTCCGGTGATATCGACCGGGCGTTGAAGCTGCTCGAGGAAGCGGAACGGCTCGGCTCGCAGAGTGCGCGCCCGACCTTTATCGAGGCGATCCAGTCCCGAGGTAACTGACGGAGCGCGCCTTGAGCTCGGCGTGCATGGCCTCGACGCGCTCCTGCAGCGCGCGGGCCAGGTGCTTGCGGTGGTCGGCCCCGACGGCGTCCCCCGCCTTGAGGCGCACCGTGAAGCCCTTCAGCAGCGCCATGCGCCAGACGTGTGGCGGCAGCGCCAGGTGGCCCCACCACGCCAGTGCCAGGCCGGGGTCCACGTCCGGGCGCCCGGTGTCGTACACCAGCACCGCCGGGTAGACCGGGTGACCGTCGCGCGCCGGCAACGAGAGGAGGCCCGAGCGGAACGGCAGGATGCCGTCGCCCGCGCTGGTGGTGCCTTCCGGGAAGAACACGACCAGGTCGCCGTCCTCGAAAGCACGCGCCATGCCGTTGAGCGTGACGCTGGCGGCCTCGGGCCCGTGACCGCGCTTCACGAACAGCGTCCCCGCGCGCTTGGCGAGCAGGCCGATGAGCGGCCAGTCCGCCACCTCGTGCTTGGAAACGAAACGGCAGCCGGTGAGCGACATGAGCACCGGGATGTCCATGTAGCTGACGTGGTTGGTGATGAGGAAAGCCGGGCCCGGCGGCAGGCCACCGTCGACCTCGACGCGCGCGCCGAGGATGCGGCAGATGGTGGCCGCCCAGTGGCGCGTGACCCACTGGCGGATCGCCGCGCGGCGCGCCCGGCGCCACGGCCACAGCGCCACCAGCCCCCACGCCAGCGCGATCACCAGGGTGACGAGCAGCAGTGACGGCAGCCGGACCAGCGCGCGCAGCAACCCCAGGGGGGTGACCGGCACGCGCGCATAGGCCGGCACCCGCGGGGCGGATTCGAGAGTCACGGCGCGCATCGTGACAGCGGCTCCGATACGGGGCAAGCCACCCGCGC comes from Thioalkalivibrio sp. XN279 and encodes:
- a CDS encoding V-type ATP synthase subunit I — protein: MGMRPQAARWFELLTPREELTKALECLAETRAVELQTHSQPEHALELPGLPQALDEFGELNRRYGTWWPEGVVPPIEDALEPVSAMHDALERLRAWAHDAEPLIAEGERLEIESRQLAELLEALAAPGATLPDLHRLAEAGPVLGARFYRLPPKAMPRALPPSVITESFLGADEAPHLLAVGPLAQLEALDRQMQALKARRVHLPEWLPGDPVAAREAVEARRAKVLELRDEVRKALEALDEKHQLRNAIGTMALMEWFAGHAPSLPVTDHFAWVTGWTSDLDGHEINQALDHGKVQHLLRYKEPPEGIACPVVMHNPRWVKPFELFPSLLGTPSSTEADPSRIVALVAPLMFGFMFGDIGQGAVLLALGLWLRKRVPIFSILVPYGASSIVFGFLFGSIFSNEHLLPALWMHPIEHPQEMMVIALVFGVCILTLGLLLDALGAFWRRLFGYWLATRAGILIAYLGIVTSFLNPELLLFTWVGFTWFVLGTALTSHHNKLLEIPKALGELVETMLQLLVNTVSFVRVGAFALAHAGLSAAIMGMADATGGGIGWLLVMILGNALVIALEGLIVGIQTTRLLLFEFFIRFLTAEGRQLKPLTGPGTAIRPTGRSSS
- a CDS encoding ATP synthase subunit C, which translates into the protein MKLGMYLVMAMTAIVVGLVATATYLFVTSGMAGAQEAGAAGMVIDPEIMTWGFISAAASAGLSAAAAGYAVAQVGSAAVGALAEKPELMGRVLVMVGLAEGVAIYGLIVAILILGKIPGLAG
- a CDS encoding V-type ATP synthase subunit F, whose amino-acid sequence is MAQPILIGDRLTAAGFRLAGVRALVTEPADAGPVLREVLEMGGPVMITAALAAHVPAAQLEKALLAADPPVAVIPDIARAAEPADMGAAVRRALGVEA
- a CDS encoding V-type ATP synthase subunit A, which encodes MSKAVIQWIGGPVLKARASSPFHVHEALAVGEQRLLGEVIQLSGDTITAQVYEDTTGLRPGDPVEGTGLPLSVALGPGILGHIFDGLLRPLGDVTQHWFKPGLAAKRHGSFEFTPAVKEGDQVKGGQVFGEVAGEGPGRACLVPPNVSGRVVSVVEPGEYAEDATVLVLEDAEGRERKLSMQHDWPVRHPRPSAGRLPADAPMVTGQRILDTLFPVARGGRAALPGGFGTGKTVLQESLAKWCDADIIIYVGCGERGNEMAEVLDEFPELEDPRTGRPLMERTVIIANTSNMPVAAREASIYTAITVAEYFRDQGLAVALMADSTSRWAEALREVSGRLGELPGESGYPAYLASRLADFYERAARVKTLAGGEGSVTVIGAVSPPAGDFSEPVTSHTKRYVRSFWALDRGRAQARFYPAIHPLTSYAEDVDTLARWWQMQGNSEWKAHRRRLLTLLEQQAKLERMARIVGKDALPDEQQMTLLAADLMNEGFLRQSSFSDVDRYCSPKRQTAMLNLMMQFIDQAEEAVSNGISPGKIAQMPILRKLQRLGEEFSEEMVADKAKVATEIGNAFAELEKQEAAHAS
- a CDS encoding V-type ATP synthase subunit B; its protein translation is MRADVTLSGAAHRLEGPLLFARREADVALNDAVEVLGDDGSARVGRVSAVDDDNMVIEVLESTTGLGLDATRIRILHRPLEMAVGPNLPGRVFNSVGLPIDGGPPVPATQMMRIDGLAINPAARDLPRDFIETSISTIDLMNSLVRGQKLPLFSCGGLPHDRLATQIAQRARLRDAEAGEFCVVFVGIGVPYDVAASFTRAMEESGALAHTVMFLNHADEPSTQRLLTPRFALTAAEYLAFVEGRHVLVVMTDMTNYCEALREVSASHGEIPSRKGYPGYMYSDLATIFERAGCIRGLQGTLTQLPILTMPGDDIGHPIPDLTGYITEGQIVLGRELDRKGVFPPVEVLPSLSRLMDAGTGKGYTHEDHPALAHQLFASYARANRVRVLASVMGVEGLPENDRKFLEFGDAFEERFVAQDAPRTLEESMALGWELLRGLPAGELTRLSSAQLEKYIESEEVRAEDAEGAEGAEEELAVAPGEEGSGY
- a CDS encoding V-type ATP synthase subunit D encodes the protein MPEAGLSPSRSAFLELKEERQLVREGFEFLDEKRVILAQEMLRRLKAWKAARERYDALHEEAAAALARAVGRHGLDGIGIYPAPRMDNAALARKETRFLGVNLLDGEFDPGWGEKDARPPHAVNPSPEAERCREAFAALLPLGFELAVMRASLERLVREYVRTERRARALENVVLPEIEHSLRFMDEQLEAMDQEEAIRVRNAGR
- a CDS encoding lysophospholipid acyltransferase family protein, producing the protein MTLESAPRVPAYARVPVTPLGLLRALVRLPSLLLVTLVIALAWGLVALWPWRRARRAAIRQWVTRHWAATICRILGARVEVDGGLPPGPAFLITNHVSYMDIPVLMSLTGCRFVSKHEVADWPLIGLLAKRAGTLFVKRGHGPEAASVTLNGMARAFEDGDLVVFFPEGTTSAGDGILPFRSGLLSLPARDGHPVYPAVLVYDTGRPDVDPGLALAWWGHLALPPHVWRMALLKGFTVRLKAGDAVGADHRKHLARALQERVEAMHAELKARSVSYLGTGSPR